In one window of Paraflavitalea soli DNA:
- a CDS encoding fatty acid desaturase family protein: MEKVTRPQYMKSGHETIFLQLRQEVNALVVQLQPKRKRGIMLKALLFPILYIFIYISLIAWGNNPVVLYTSYFGLGLLLVVIFLNIIHDAVHGTVFKSKQLNEWYMYLFDLMGANSYTWRMRHVRFHHNYPNVSGWDTDIEQSKLARIFPTDERLAVHRYQHIYLPLLYPLYLLNWLLIRDFRDFFNKKRTVWKLTSIPKEEYVKLFLFKAIFLFYLIVVPGWLLAISWAKVVTGFLLMMFTASIFSLIVLLSPHANTTAEFPIPDHNHQLPHNWMVHMLKTTNDVRSDNWFTRFCMGCFNFHVVHHLFPNVNHVYYPEITSLLKTYAARYDLPYQSYSLGTSLKNHYLLLKRNGVREDIFEETM; encoded by the coding sequence ATGGAAAAGGTAACCAGGCCTCAATACATGAAGAGTGGCCATGAAACGATCTTCCTACAGTTGCGCCAGGAAGTGAATGCCCTGGTGGTACAATTGCAACCCAAACGGAAACGCGGTATAATGCTCAAAGCATTGTTGTTCCCCATTCTGTATATTTTTATCTACATTTCGTTGATCGCCTGGGGAAATAACCCGGTAGTACTCTACACCTCCTATTTCGGACTGGGGCTATTGCTCGTCGTTATTTTCCTGAATATTATCCATGATGCCGTTCACGGCACTGTTTTCAAGAGCAAGCAACTGAATGAGTGGTATATGTACCTGTTTGACCTGATGGGGGCCAACAGCTATACTTGGCGCATGCGGCATGTACGTTTTCACCACAACTATCCTAATGTGAGCGGTTGGGATACCGATATAGAGCAAAGTAAACTGGCCCGGATATTTCCCACCGACGAGCGCCTGGCCGTACACCGGTACCAACATATCTACCTCCCTTTATTGTATCCGCTTTACCTGTTGAACTGGCTGCTGATCCGGGATTTCAGGGACTTCTTTAATAAAAAGAGAACTGTATGGAAGCTAACCAGCATCCCCAAAGAAGAATATGTAAAACTGTTCCTGTTCAAAGCCATTTTCCTCTTTTACCTGATCGTAGTTCCCGGCTGGTTGCTGGCCATTAGCTGGGCCAAAGTAGTGACCGGCTTTTTACTGATGATGTTCACCGCCAGTATCTTTTCATTGATCGTATTGCTAAGCCCGCACGCTAATACTACCGCTGAATTTCCGATACCCGATCACAACCATCAGCTGCCGCACAACTGGATGGTGCACATGCTCAAAACTACCAATGATGTACGTTCGGATAATTGGTTTACCCGCTTTTGCATGGGATGTTTCAATTTTCACGTAGTGCACCACCTGTTTCCCAATGTGAACCATGTGTATTATCCGGAAATCACTTCCCTGCTGAAAACCTATGCTGCCCGGTATGACCTGCCATACCAATCCTACTCACTGGGCACTTCTCTGAAGAACCATTACCTGCTGTTAAAACGTAATGGTGTCCGTGAGGACATTTTTGAAGAAACGATGTAA
- a CDS encoding sterol desaturase family protein yields the protein MQFEKIHNKGQAQLFRNRYLEMLTKTHPLVIWCMYLPVVAGLPWYAATRWHFTGWAITLLFIAGMFFWTFFEYMMHRYIFHMIAESPRAQKVIYILHGNHHHFPRDKERLFMPPIPSLMIASLIFGLIYLAMHQYAFLFFPGFILGYLIYGSMHYAIHAWNPPFKWMKSLWRNHHLHHYKDEEHGYGVSTTLWDRVFGTMFDLKKEKEDKEKVDGLRFK from the coding sequence ATGCAATTTGAGAAAATTCATAATAAAGGACAAGCTCAGTTATTCAGGAACCGGTACCTGGAAATGCTTACAAAAACGCACCCACTGGTTATCTGGTGTATGTACCTCCCTGTTGTTGCCGGCCTGCCCTGGTATGCAGCTACCAGGTGGCATTTTACCGGATGGGCCATCACACTATTATTTATAGCCGGCATGTTCTTCTGGACCTTCTTTGAATATATGATGCACCGATATATATTTCACATGATCGCAGAAAGTCCGCGGGCGCAAAAAGTCATTTATATACTGCATGGCAATCATCACCATTTTCCCCGTGATAAAGAGCGCTTGTTTATGCCTCCGATACCCAGTCTTATGATAGCATCTTTGATCTTTGGGCTCATATACCTGGCCATGCATCAATACGCCTTCCTGTTTTTTCCCGGCTTTATATTGGGCTACCTCATTTACGGCAGTATGCATTACGCCATCCACGCCTGGAATCCTCCGTTCAAATGGATGAAATCACTTTGGCGCAATCATCACCTGCATCACTACAAAGATGAAGAACACGGCTATGGTGTTAGTACTACCCTTTGGGACAGGGTGTTTGGAACCATGTTTGATCTCAAAAAAGAGAAAGAAGACAAAGAGAAGGTCGACGGGTTACGATTCAAATGA
- a CDS encoding GNAT family N-acetyltransferase: MNLIEVSNPRTARQFIDLPKKLYKDDPNWISPLDNDVEAVFDPLRNVFFEHGICTRWLLLDDNGQLIGRIAAFINYEKAHKHAQPTGGTGFFDCINDKKAAYLLLDTAKAWLQGHGMQAMEGPINFGENDKFWGLLIQGFKPPSLGMNYNPPYYQEFFESYGFEKEYDQLTNFLDITVPFTERFTKIADWVMKKPGYSFRHFEKSKLNKYAEDFRDIYNDAWSTFDNFVPIEMGVIKESLRQMKPVMDEKIIWFAYYNEEPIAFVVCMPDVNQVLKHVNGKLDLWGKLKFLWYKNTMTIDRLRIIIMGCKKKYQNHGIESALIRTLQLEVVPKGIVKGVELAWVGDFNEKMLAIHAATGAKLDKVHRTYKKVF; encoded by the coding sequence ATGAACTTGATTGAGGTTAGCAACCCCCGTACGGCCCGCCAATTCATTGATCTGCCTAAGAAGCTCTATAAAGACGATCCCAACTGGATCAGTCCGCTGGACAATGATGTGGAGGCCGTTTTTGATCCCTTGCGCAATGTGTTTTTTGAGCATGGTATATGTACGCGCTGGCTGCTGTTGGATGATAACGGTCAGCTGATTGGCCGCATTGCTGCTTTTATCAACTATGAGAAGGCGCACAAGCATGCCCAACCTACGGGTGGTACCGGTTTTTTTGATTGTATTAACGATAAGAAAGCCGCTTACTTATTATTGGATACAGCTAAAGCCTGGCTGCAGGGCCATGGAATGCAAGCCATGGAAGGTCCCATTAATTTTGGAGAGAACGATAAATTCTGGGGATTGCTGATCCAGGGTTTTAAACCACCCAGCCTGGGCATGAATTACAACCCTCCCTATTACCAGGAGTTTTTTGAATCCTATGGATTTGAAAAAGAATATGACCAGCTTACTAATTTCCTGGATATTACGGTGCCTTTTACAGAACGGTTTACCAAAATAGCCGATTGGGTGATGAAAAAGCCCGGCTATTCATTCCGCCATTTTGAAAAAAGTAAGCTCAATAAATATGCGGAGGATTTCAGGGATATCTATAATGATGCCTGGAGTACTTTTGACAACTTCGTGCCCATAGAAATGGGGGTTATTAAAGAATCATTGCGCCAGATGAAGCCTGTGATGGACGAAAAGATTATCTGGTTTGCCTATTATAATGAGGAGCCCATTGCATTTGTGGTGTGCATGCCTGATGTGAACCAGGTGCTGAAACACGTGAACGGAAAGCTAGATCTTTGGGGCAAATTAAAGTTCCTGTGGTATAAGAATACGATGACCATCGATCGTCTGCGAATTATTATTATGGGTTGCAAAAAGAAATACCAAAATCATGGTATTGAATCGGCCCTCATTCGTACGCTACAGCTGGAAGTAGTGCCGAAAGGTATTGTAAAAGGAGTGGAATTGGCCTGGGTAGGCGATTTTAACGAGAAAATGCTGGCCATTCATGCTGCTACAGGCGCCAAACTGGATAAAGTACATAGAACCTATAAGAAAGTATTTTGA
- a CDS encoding outer membrane beta-barrel protein, which yields MRSIAGLIVFTLFLSMHLQAQRTRYASLKGTVIDSASRQPVEAATVSVFLIADSSLITYSITNKKGEFLVNEIPQAKPCRVMISYSGLRSFTQDFVISPETKELIINTVRLRKAYSEMEEVIVSAQRPPVMIKKDTLEFNAGSFKTPVNGVVEDLLKQLPGVEVDAEGNITVNGKKVTKITVDGKDFFASDFKITSKNLPKDIIDKVQIVDYKTREAQFNKTTTGNEDKAINLTLKKDKKKGVFGRASAGYGSDKRHESGASVNYFDGPLQLNFIGYANNTNRMSFSGGDFSMGNPTSSFSGRGSGITETKAAGLNFSNEFSKKLRMNGSYFYSNSHMTNATIARRQNILPDTTFFYNSATRTTNDNDNHRLNVNIDYKPDSATDVYVNAYVNTGTTTTSTSNDAVSSSTKGDIINTAVNTFNGNSDDKNGGLEFFFGHRLKKRGRSFTLSMNYNNTNRKSLDANKGNTVFYKADSSSTEDMLDQRSNTTGKNNALSLSASWTEPLTSKLNIMFLYNYTNGSGHNDKITNRYNPLTRQYDIPDTLYSNAFRNRNLAHTPYISFSYYHEKFNASISTGIQWLEQENVSAQEKNFLAQHYTNLFPTAIIGYRFSKTGNINLNYNGRTQQPTIDQLQPIPDNTNTLYIKLGNPDLKPSFYHNFNLNLQQYDSKTYWNGSLGFSTATNQIVSETWFDSVQYTRPINSNGNYNFSYNINFSRSWKKKNWSLRLTLSNNGMYNRNASFSNKLENITKSYSVAQRIGISYTFKELITFMPSFIVRYNDTRYSLEHTQPTENITKAVTLNMFLNWPKRFILENNLQYNNNSRTAPGFPKGVTMWNMALNYQMFKDRQSTLRLSIYDLLKQNTSIYRSITPTYIEDTQVQVLQQYFLVSFIYNLKQFRAKG from the coding sequence ATGCGTTCTATTGCAGGCCTTATTGTGTTTACCTTATTCCTATCTATGCACCTCCAGGCACAACGTACCCGTTATGCCAGCCTTAAAGGTACTGTTATTGATTCAGCCAGCCGTCAGCCCGTAGAGGCAGCCACCGTATCTGTTTTCCTGATAGCCGATTCTTCCCTCATTACTTATAGCATCACCAACAAAAAAGGAGAGTTCCTGGTCAATGAGATCCCCCAGGCCAAACCCTGCCGCGTAATGATATCCTATAGCGGCCTCCGCAGCTTTACACAGGACTTTGTTATTTCTCCCGAAACTAAAGAACTAATTATCAATACCGTCCGGTTACGGAAAGCCTATTCCGAAATGGAAGAAGTCATTGTATCGGCCCAACGGCCACCCGTTATGATCAAAAAAGATACCCTGGAATTCAATGCCGGCTCCTTTAAGACCCCTGTAAATGGGGTGGTGGAAGACCTGCTCAAACAACTACCTGGCGTGGAAGTAGATGCCGAGGGAAATATTACCGTGAATGGAAAAAAAGTAACCAAGATCACCGTGGATGGCAAAGACTTCTTCGCCAGCGATTTCAAGATCACTTCAAAAAACCTTCCCAAGGATATCATTGATAAAGTACAAATTGTTGATTACAAAACCCGCGAAGCCCAGTTTAATAAAACCACCACGGGCAATGAAGACAAGGCAATTAACCTGACACTCAAAAAAGACAAGAAAAAGGGCGTATTTGGCCGTGCCAGCGCAGGTTATGGATCGGACAAAAGACATGAATCCGGTGCCAGTGTAAATTATTTCGATGGCCCTCTCCAATTGAATTTTATTGGGTATGCCAATAATACCAACCGCATGAGTTTTTCCGGCGGCGATTTTTCCATGGGAAACCCCACCAGCAGCTTTAGCGGAAGGGGCAGCGGTATTACCGAAACCAAAGCCGCTGGCCTCAACTTCAGCAATGAGTTCAGTAAAAAGCTGCGGATGAATGGAAGTTATTTTTACAGTAACAGCCACATGACCAATGCCACCATCGCCCGGAGACAGAATATTTTACCAGATACTACTTTTTTCTACAATTCTGCCACCCGCACCACCAATGACAATGACAACCACCGCCTCAATGTGAATATTGATTACAAACCCGATAGTGCTACCGATGTATACGTTAATGCTTATGTCAATACCGGGACAACCACCACTTCTACCAGCAATGATGCGGTTTCCAGCAGTACCAAGGGCGATATCATTAATACAGCTGTCAATACTTTTAATGGAAATTCAGATGACAAAAATGGCGGCCTTGAATTTTTCTTTGGTCACCGCCTGAAAAAACGAGGCAGAAGCTTTACCCTCAGTATGAATTACAACAACACCAATCGCAAGTCCCTGGACGCCAATAAAGGCAATACCGTTTTTTATAAGGCCGACAGCAGCAGCACTGAAGATATGCTGGATCAACGTAGCAACACAACCGGCAAAAACAATGCATTAAGTCTCTCCGCTTCCTGGACCGAGCCTCTTACCTCCAAATTGAACATCATGTTCCTATACAATTATACGAATGGCAGTGGGCACAACGATAAGATCACCAACCGGTATAACCCGCTCACCCGGCAATATGATATACCTGATACATTATATAGCAATGCATTCCGGAATCGAAACCTGGCACATACCCCCTATATCTCTTTTAGCTATTACCACGAGAAATTCAATGCATCCATCAGTACCGGCATACAATGGCTGGAACAGGAAAACGTTTCTGCCCAGGAAAAGAACTTCCTGGCACAACACTATACCAATCTCTTTCCAACGGCAATTATCGGATACCGCTTTAGCAAAACCGGCAACATCAACCTAAATTACAATGGACGAACCCAGCAACCAACCATCGACCAGCTACAGCCCATACCCGACAACACCAACACCCTCTACATCAAATTAGGTAATCCCGATCTCAAACCATCATTCTATCATAATTTTAACCTCAATCTGCAACAATACGATAGCAAAACCTATTGGAATGGAAGTTTGGGATTCAGCACAGCTACCAACCAGATTGTAAGTGAAACCTGGTTTGACAGCGTACAATATACCAGGCCTATCAACAGCAATGGCAATTACAACTTTTCATACAATATCAATTTCAGCCGCAGCTGGAAAAAGAAAAACTGGTCTTTGCGCCTCACCCTTAGCAACAATGGTATGTACAACCGGAATGCTTCTTTTTCAAACAAACTAGAGAACATCACAAAATCCTATAGTGTCGCACAACGCATCGGCATCTCCTACACCTTTAAAGAGTTGATCACTTTTATGCCTTCCTTTATTGTTCGCTACAATGATACCCGGTATTCGCTTGAACATACACAGCCAACTGAAAACATCACCAAAGCGGTCACACTGAACATGTTTTTGAACTGGCCCAAACGATTTATCCTCGAAAACAATCTCCAATACAATAATAATAGCCGCACCGCCCCGGGTTTTCCCAAAGGCGTTACCATGTGGAATATGGCGCTTAATTATCAAATGTTCAAAGACAGGCAATCCACGCTCCGCCTGTCGATCTATGACCTGCTCAAACAAAATACCAGCATTTACCGCTCCATCACACCTACCTATATTGAAGATACCCAGGTACAGGTACTACAACAGTATTTCCTGGTGAGCTTTATCTATAACCTCAAACAGTTTAGGGCGAAGGGTTAG
- a CDS encoding outer membrane beta-barrel protein: protein MRQLLLAICLLTVATRSIAQDKGSIKGKLADSSGKQSLSLATITVFKAKDTSIITYRLSDPQGEFKVPGLPLNIPCRVVISFSGYRVVRKEFELTADQPQLDLGTLKLVNDAQSLEEVLVTAERPPVSVKKDTIEFNASAFKTLPTALVEDLLKKLPGVDVDKDGNITVNGRAVNRIMVDGKDFFGGDPKIASRNLPANIIDKVQVADDKDQLDQNPDINRSQLGQVINLRLKKSIKQGWFGKAYAGAGTDDRYEAGGIMNMFRDTLQVSVLGYTNNLNRAGFGIGDVMQTGGFQRSGVNSVSINSDGGFALNGVSFGGMGQGIVKSTGGGLNINNEFGKKVSLNMQYFYGQNNTRLDQLSNVQQFFRDTALTTRSTTRQASDEYTHRIGASLRWKIDSFTTFRYAPQVNIKKNESERLFNSIAGSNYEPLLNESNNSQRVNGNDIGYSHNISYNRTFRKKDRSLYIGQGFNLYSGEDNQFNNIIDTFYKVPTSKRTLNQLRDHDARNFRASLSFNYNEPLTKSLGLKFNGNAEYFKDNDELNTYNQGVSGEEYDVLNPALSNAVKRSGTRGTITTLLNWKIKKWSIMPGISYQTLNIDNEFAKNPSINQNFNYLLPALNINVKEWSFSYNVNVQEPRATDLQPVVDNTNTLYQQLGNPSLTPTKAHNLGLYYNKYDTKRGMNYNVYFNGSISDDAVIRERTVDNKGVQITRPININGIWRFSASTNVSKQFKFKSNWQLSIRGSFWGDYNRNIVIVNNNRSEVKNWRITPGLNASFNLKDKFEFNQRYSIGWNKSQYQSDAYPDLEVITHNSTSEVIVRLPKHFVWESSIDYFYNPQTAPGVRKSNLRWNGGINYMFLKDDKGQLKLSVYDLLNQNISVNRVTRENYIQDNQTTILRRYFLLTFTYNIRSFGAPKGGQKTFGKNGLFMF, encoded by the coding sequence ATGAGACAACTTTTACTAGCCATTTGCCTCCTCACCGTAGCAACAAGATCAATAGCCCAGGACAAAGGATCCATTAAAGGAAAACTGGCAGATTCATCCGGTAAACAAAGCCTTTCACTGGCTACCATTACCGTTTTTAAAGCAAAAGATACTTCCATTATTACTTATCGTTTAAGCGATCCCCAAGGGGAGTTTAAAGTACCCGGCCTTCCGTTAAATATACCCTGCCGTGTGGTGATCTCCTTTTCCGGCTACCGGGTGGTAAGGAAGGAGTTTGAGCTCACAGCAGATCAGCCACAGCTGGACCTTGGCACTCTTAAATTAGTGAATGATGCACAATCATTGGAAGAAGTGCTCGTAACTGCCGAACGACCGCCGGTAAGCGTAAAAAAAGATACTATTGAATTTAATGCTTCTGCTTTCAAAACCCTGCCTACTGCCCTGGTAGAAGACCTACTGAAAAAACTGCCGGGTGTGGATGTTGATAAGGACGGCAACATTACCGTCAATGGACGGGCAGTGAACCGGATCATGGTCGATGGAAAAGACTTTTTCGGTGGTGACCCCAAAATAGCCAGTCGCAACCTGCCGGCCAATATTATTGACAAGGTACAGGTAGCCGATGACAAAGACCAGCTGGACCAGAATCCGGATATCAACAGAAGTCAGCTGGGCCAGGTGATCAACCTGAGGCTTAAAAAAAGCATTAAACAGGGATGGTTTGGCAAGGCCTATGCCGGTGCCGGTACAGATGATCGCTACGAAGCAGGCGGCATTATGAATATGTTTCGTGATACCCTGCAGGTAAGCGTATTGGGCTATACCAATAACCTCAACAGGGCCGGGTTTGGTATTGGAGATGTAATGCAGACCGGCGGATTTCAGCGAAGTGGCGTCAACAGCGTATCCATTAATTCTGATGGCGGATTTGCGTTGAATGGTGTTTCCTTTGGAGGCATGGGCCAGGGCATTGTGAAAAGCACTGGCGGTGGCCTGAACATCAACAATGAGTTTGGTAAAAAGGTGAGCCTCAACATGCAGTATTTCTATGGACAAAACAACACCCGGCTGGATCAGCTAAGCAATGTGCAACAATTTTTTAGAGATACAGCCCTCACCACCCGCAGCACTACCCGTCAGGCGTCGGACGAATATACCCATCGCATAGGGGCAAGTCTGCGCTGGAAGATAGATTCCTTTACTACTTTTCGCTATGCTCCACAGGTAAACATAAAAAAGAACGAGTCCGAACGCCTGTTCAATTCTATAGCAGGCAGTAATTATGAGCCCCTGCTCAATGAAAGCAACAACAGTCAGCGTGTCAACGGCAATGATATTGGGTATTCCCACAACATCTCCTACAACCGTACATTCCGGAAAAAAGACCGGTCATTATACATCGGCCAGGGATTCAACCTATACAGCGGGGAAGACAACCAATTCAACAATATCATTGACACTTTCTATAAAGTACCCACCTCCAAACGTACCCTCAACCAGTTGCGCGACCACGATGCCAGGAATTTCCGCGCCAGCCTGTCTTTCAATTACAATGAACCCCTTACCAAATCACTGGGCCTTAAGTTCAATGGCAATGCCGAATACTTCAAAGACAATGATGAATTGAATACCTACAACCAGGGAGTATCCGGTGAGGAATATGATGTGTTAAACCCTGCCCTGTCAAATGCTGTCAAAAGAAGTGGCACACGTGGCACTATCACTACCCTGCTCAACTGGAAGATCAAAAAATGGAGTATTATGCCTGGCATTTCTTATCAGACACTCAACATTGACAATGAATTTGCCAAAAACCCTTCCATTAATCAAAACTTCAATTACCTATTGCCAGCCCTGAATATTAATGTGAAGGAATGGTCATTCAGCTACAATGTGAATGTACAGGAACCCCGCGCTACCGACCTGCAACCAGTAGTGGACAATACCAATACGCTGTATCAGCAATTGGGAAACCCTTCCCTCACTCCCACCAAAGCACATAACCTTGGTCTGTACTACAATAAGTACGATACCAAAAGGGGTATGAATTACAATGTTTATTTTAATGGAAGTATCAGTGATGATGCTGTGATCAGGGAAAGGACCGTAGATAACAAAGGGGTGCAGATCACCCGGCCCATAAACATTAATGGTATCTGGCGTTTTTCGGCCAGCACCAACGTGAGCAAGCAATTCAAATTCAAAAGCAATTGGCAACTATCAATACGAGGTAGCTTTTGGGGCGACTACAACCGGAATATAGTGATCGTCAACAACAACCGCAGCGAGGTAAAGAACTGGCGCATCACGCCCGGCCTCAATGCATCCTTTAACTTAAAAGATAAGTTTGAATTTAACCAGCGTTACTCCATTGGCTGGAACAAAAGCCAATACCAAAGCGATGCCTATCCCGACCTGGAAGTGATTACCCATAACTCCACCTCCGAGGTAATAGTACGGCTACCAAAACATTTTGTATGGGAAAGCTCCATCGACTATTTCTATAATCCACAAACAGCACCCGGCGTACGTAAAAGCAACCTGCGGTGGAATGGCGGCATCAATTATATGTTCCTTAAAGATGATAAAGGACAGCTTAAACTGTCAGTATACGATTTACTGAACCAGAACATCAGCGTGAACCGTGTAACGCGGGAAAACTATATCCAGGACAACCAGACCACCATCCTGCGTCGCTATTTCCTGCTCACCTTTACCTACAATATTCGCAGTTTTGGTGCGCCCAAGGGCGGCCAGAAAACCTTCGGCAAGAATGGCCTTTTTATGTTTTAA
- a CDS encoding RidA family protein produces MKKMICKTAFVCCLALLCLAVDVIGQDNDIKKEKFNWGRGTQDTTAGYAQAVKIDNVIYISGTVARNVNPEGIKQVYEALEKTLQHYGATFQNVVKENLYTTDMEAMKQYNQVRKAFYKGDFPAATWMQVNRLYMHDARLEIELIAYLPKK; encoded by the coding sequence ATGAAAAAGATGATCTGCAAAACAGCTTTTGTATGTTGCCTGGCCCTGTTATGCCTGGCTGTCGATGTCATTGGGCAGGATAACGATATTAAAAAGGAAAAATTCAACTGGGGGCGCGGCACGCAGGATACAACAGCGGGTTATGCGCAGGCCGTGAAAATAGATAACGTGATCTATATATCTGGTACCGTAGCCAGGAATGTAAACCCGGAGGGCATTAAACAGGTATATGAGGCATTGGAGAAAACATTGCAACACTATGGCGCCACTTTTCAGAATGTAGTGAAGGAAAATCTCTATACTACGGATATGGAGGCCATGAAGCAGTATAACCAGGTACGTAAAGCCTTTTATAAAGGCGATTTTCCGGCTGCTACCTGGATGCAGGTGAACCGGCTATATATGCATGATGCCAGACTGGAAATTGAATTGATTGCCTATTTGCCTAAAAAATAA
- a CDS encoding TIGR02757 family protein — protein MSGKSKDLSEFFNKKASEYNQPDFIKADPICIPHLFQKKQDIEIAGLFAAIFAWGNRTTIIKKSKELMQLMDNAPHDFVLQHTEQDLRRLEGFKHRTFNTTDLLYFISFLQYHYSKHASLETAFTQWMSAGDETIEQALIGFYHYFFSLEHVPPRTRKHIASPEKNSSCKRLNMYLRWMVRNDDQGVDFGIWSTLTPAQLICPIDLHVARVAKRFKLLERAPVDWLAALELTSYLRKLDKNDPAKYDFALFGLGVMEKF, from the coding sequence ATGAGTGGGAAGTCGAAAGACCTGTCTGAATTCTTTAATAAAAAAGCCAGCGAATATAACCAGCCTGATTTTATCAAGGCTGATCCGATCTGTATTCCCCACCTCTTTCAGAAAAAGCAGGATATTGAGATTGCCGGCCTATTTGCGGCTATTTTTGCCTGGGGCAACCGGACTACGATCATTAAGAAGTCGAAGGAGTTGATGCAGTTGATGGACAATGCACCGCATGATTTTGTACTACAGCACACGGAGCAGGATCTGCGCAGGCTGGAAGGCTTTAAGCATCGTACTTTCAATACAACTGACCTGTTGTATTTTATCAGTTTCCTGCAATATCATTATTCAAAACACGCCTCACTGGAGACTGCCTTTACACAGTGGATGTCGGCCGGAGATGAGACCATCGAGCAGGCGCTCATTGGATTCTATCATTATTTTTTCTCGCTGGAGCACGTACCTCCCCGTACCCGCAAGCATATTGCTTCGCCCGAAAAGAACTCTTCCTGCAAGCGGCTGAATATGTATCTCCGCTGGATGGTGCGTAATGACGACCAGGGCGTTGATTTTGGCATTTGGTCCACCCTTACTCCTGCTCAATTGATATGCCCTATAGATTTGCATGTAGCGCGGGTGGCCAAAAGATTTAAGTTGCTGGAGCGTGCACCGGTTGACTGGTTGGCAGCGCTGGAGCTTACCAGCTATTTAAGGAAGCTGGATAAGAATGATCCGGCCAAATATGACTTCGCCTTATTTGGCCTTGGGGTGATGGAGAAATTTTAA
- a CDS encoding LysE family translocator, whose protein sequence is MIPFNELLLFALAALVLVISPGPNMIYLISRSITQGRKAGLISLAGVVCGFLFHIILVSFGLTAILFAVPYAYTILKTMGVIYLLYLAWQAIKPGSKGIFETKKDLPDDNPAKLFRMGFLTNVLNPKVAVFYLSLFPQFIKPAYGHVLTQSLTLGITQMLISFTVNFLIVLSAARAAVWFASKPQWVRIQKWFMASVLTALAAKMALDKGK, encoded by the coding sequence ATGATACCTTTCAATGAACTGTTGCTCTTTGCGCTGGCCGCATTGGTGTTGGTGATCAGTCCCGGTCCCAATATGATCTACCTTATTTCACGCTCCATCACGCAAGGGCGTAAAGCAGGCCTTATTTCCCTGGCAGGGGTGGTATGTGGATTCTTATTTCATATTATCCTGGTGTCTTTTGGTCTTACGGCTATTTTATTTGCTGTTCCCTATGCTTATACCATTCTTAAAACGATGGGGGTTATTTACCTGCTTTACCTGGCCTGGCAGGCGATCAAGCCGGGCAGCAAGGGGATATTTGAAACGAAAAAAGACCTGCCGGATGACAATCCTGCCAAGTTGTTCCGCATGGGCTTTCTGACGAATGTGCTCAATCCCAAGGTAGCGGTATTTTACCTGTCGCTTTTTCCGCAGTTCATTAAACCAGCTTATGGCCATGTGCTTACTCAAAGTTTAACGCTGGGCATAACACAGATGCTGATCAGTTTTACAGTCAATTTTCTCATCGTACTTTCTGCTGCCAGGGCAGCCGTATGGTTTGCCAGCAAACCACAGTGGGTAAGGATCCAAAAATGGTTTATGGCCAGTGTGCTGACGGCCCTTGCCGCTAAAATGGCGCTGGATAAGGGAAAGTAG